Proteins encoded by one window of Rutidosis leptorrhynchoides isolate AG116_Rl617_1_P2 chromosome 7, CSIRO_AGI_Rlap_v1, whole genome shotgun sequence:
- the LOC139859926 gene encoding uncharacterized protein, whose translation MSETPKYHPALSISNIKHLIPVILDIKDAEYNSWAHLFKIHCRAYHVIHHILPPPATSEASTVTTSNNNDPLWSSLDVVVLQWIYGTISKELMRTIMEEDQTAAQA comes from the coding sequence ATGTCTGAAACACCCAAGTATCACCCTGCTCTCTCCATATCCAATATCAAACATCTTATCCCAGTCATTCTCGACATCAAGGATGCTGAATACAATTCCTGGGCACATTTATTCAAGATCCATTGTCGCGCATATCATGTTATTCATCATATTCTTCCACCTCCAGCCACTTCTGAAGCTTCCACTGTTACGACCTCCAACAACAACGATCCATTATGGTCTAGTCTGGATGTTGTGGTTCTTCAATGGATTTATGGCACGATCTCTAAAGAATTGATGCGCACCATCATGGAAGAGGATCAAACTGCCGCTCAAGCATGA